The Diospyros lotus cultivar Yz01 chromosome 11, ASM1463336v1, whole genome shotgun sequence region CTTTTAATTTCGTCACACAACCTTTTTGCATGTTATTAGCCACTTTGACAAGGTGTCACACTCCTCTTGTAgtagattttattaaatttccTAGTACAAGGAAAGTGGTCATTTTGATATCTACTTTCATAATCttattaatacttaaatttgcaactacaaaaagaaaaaaaagtgagaaatcAGCATAGCAAGATCCCCAAGACTTATctactattaaataaatttgcaTTCTTCAGACTTTTGGATTCAAGGTTTAGTTACTGCTTGGTTTGTGTGACCACTAATCCTTCCTCTAGCCTAATAAAAAGCCTCCTAGATAGAATACCTAGCCCcagaaatgaaaggaaaagaagaaaagaactcTTAAAAACGCATATAAAAGATACAAAGGCAAGGGATATATTGGGCAGAGCTTAGCTTAGTTTTGATATATAACTGCTTAAAAAAAACATGATTATGGCTTCCCCCAAACATGGTGCAACAGTaaagtacaaaaaaaataacatgagTATCGAATGTTTGAATTCTTTGGcgtcttaaaagaaaaaattattgttgaaaGACAGCAATAAGATTGGAAGGCAAGTCGCCTACGTGAATACAGGGTCATAATGTGCCCTGTTATCTTTTTGAGAGTCCTGTCCGAACGACGTAAATGTGGGGTTCGTGAAAAGGAAAGTCATTTTTTGAAAGTCCACTTCGAATGTGTATAGAGTGTGACCTCATctagatttatttaaaagatgAATTAAGGAACAAGGCCTCTTTATTTCAAGATTAATCGAGCAAAATTGAACACCTAAGttagaaaaaaatgattatGGCTTTTATCTGCTTTAAGAGATAGTTGGCAGACTTGCAGATCGGCTACAACAATTGTTTCCCCCATTATAGTATATTAATTGGTTTGTCTGCAATACTATTGTTATGTTCCATAGGGATGTGTGAAGTCAAGATAACAAGACATAAACAAAGGGAAACAAAGAGGCCAGTGCCATGGATCAATAGTAAGAAGCAACTGCCCAACAAAAGCATCAACATTCAGTAACATTCTTTCAGTTTTTTATGTCCTTTAAACAAGGTAAACCAATCAAGCTGTTTATTAAATACTTGGCAGAAAAATGAAGAGTCACGATTCTCCCAAGCATCAACTACATTTCTTGATCTCGTGGAAAATTATGGTCAAATCTTAGCCCTATCAACAAGCCCATCTATACTGAGCACATCAGTCCATGACAGCAGGTTTTATTtagaagtaaaaatataaagagcATTCTAGCAAagaatacatatacatatatataaagagtttTATGGTAAAAGAGGTTCAAGTGATCTCAAGTCCAGTAATACTAGTAACTGTTGTCATTGGTTCAAATCATACCCCTTACTTGACAGGGGACCAGAGGTGTCTAGTGGGCAGTTTAAAAAGACACAAAGACTAGGTAGGGTTTCATTGTCAATAGTATATTATTACGAATTCCTTCTGCACAATAATCTCGCATGGGAAATTAGGAAATAAGAACATCCATGCCCTACAGGCTACAGCTTTGGTGCCACACATACTTTTTCCCTTCAGGGACTTggctcaaaaattatgaaaagaaCAAACTCTGGCCCTCCATAACCCACTGGCCAGGTTCCAATTGAATGCACCACAGCTTGATCCAAATTGGGCACATGAAAGGACCAGTGGGTTGCGATGGGAAATCTTTTCCATTGCTAATGACCCACTATAAAGAAGACTAATCACTGTTGTTTAGGGATGGGTAATCTTTTGTCAGTGAGATGACATaataaagagagaagagagacagcgataggaaagacgagagagaaaaagacaatttatattaagtataaaaataaaatggtaCGTTAATCTCAAGAGAAATTGAtgccatttttgaaaattaagagATAGTGGTTGcaatttaagtaaattttagGAGTGGTTTGTATAATTTACATttgttcataaattttaaaaactaattaataattttatttataaacaatatGAAATAACATGTACAAACTTCTCacttacaataataaaaacaaaaagacatATAAAAGCTTCGCATAAGAATAATATTTCTTGATTGgactttttattgtttatgtACTCCATCCTTCTATATTTTTGTCGTGTATTTTATAcatgttatttgaataatttatataaaattaaatatatcattatttttttaaaaaaaattgtcaaattatattttttctcaagGTATAAATGTGAGATTATTAGCAGATAAAGTAACTttgaaaacatcatttttaaagtatcatgttaatttttaacctttattttagaaaataaaaataaataaaaccccaatTCGCATTATTATGACATAATAATAGGAATGGGAGAGAAATTACTAAACAGAAATCAGTGAAGAGAGTGAGGAGTGCAAATATAAAACGGGTGTTGGAAATCATTAACTCTTAAATCTAACCAAAATTTGATGGTTCAACATAATTGAACTATCGAATGAACTCTACACAAGATGTCAAAAGAGGGGGCAATGGCTGTGGGAGGGTGAACTGCTACTCCAGAAAACTCTTACCATTGTTTGAACTGTTGCCAAAAGAATTGCTGCAAAATGTTCATTTCGTTGTAGTAAAAGACAACCTctaaaatgaataatataaaaaaggTGTCAAAAGAGCCAGGCTATGCTATAGCATGTCCTGAACAACACAAGCCTCTATAAGAAAAGTAAGAATCTGATCCATAAAGCAATGCAATCAACAACCATAGAATAGAGAGGGAAATTTCTCGCATTCAGTATGTGTTTTTCTGATCGACAAGCACTTTTGCATAACAAAAGCAATTTTGCAGCAATGAAGGAGAAATGATTTTTCTGTTTTgctgaaggagaaatgaaagTTTAAAGAGTTTCTGTTGTACCAGAAAAGTAAGAACAGGAAGTAGAATATTTTGGACGAGAATCTATGCATTTAGCAACGATAATAGCAAAGGAGCTAGCTGCACAATACACCACGCAAGAGCAGAGAGAAAACTGCAACAAACCAATTTGCGATCCCTCATGGTGAgttaacaaacaaacaaacaaactaaCTAATTGTTAATAGAAAATTCGAGGCACAGGATCAGTCATCAGCTGCAGATGTAACTTTTCGAGACACAACTTCAATCACTCTTGTATGCAGGCTGCGGTCAAGGAGTCAGGGGCTCTCTCTGAAACGTTTGGTATGCCAGAATTCGGACAAGAAAATAATCTATGCCATCACCATTTTGACAGTTCCAGATTTCTGTGTATTCTTCACTTGGATACCCCATTCGATCCAAATTTACGAGTTGCATCGCATGCATAACAGCTTGATCCTCTCCTCACTCAGGGAGCAGCACTGGTGAAAAATGTGAAGTTCCAGAAATAGGAGTAAGTGACCTGAGAAACGCCAGAGCAAATAGATTCACTTTGCACATCCAAGATGCACGACAATTCACCACCAAAAACCATGAAGGACAGCTGGACACAAGAATTCAAATTGGGGGGAACAACCAGACATCTACTCCTGAGGTCTTCCCTCCCTTAAACCCTTTATTTCCAACATTTCACCTCATAATGGACAAATTATCTGAAACCCAAGGACTAATACCTGGTACACCCTTCGGCAATCAAATTACTTTTTCAATTGGTAGAGGATTGAGGggcaataaatcaaaatataaaaacagtTGCAGCTGCTTGATCGAATGAACAAACAGGGAATGAGATTACCAGAAGCCCCTAGCCAAGCTAGCCCAAACATGGGGGTAAATACAAAATAGACCCTACAGGGAATGAGATTGAATCAGCTAAGCCAATACTTCAAGAAACAGACCAATGCAGTTTCTCCTTTCTAGTACTGAGTAACCAAAGATCAATGAAGGCAATATCCACTATAGTTCTACAAAACTCAAGGAAATATTAGCAAAGCTGAACAATTTTATAGAATTCGATGGTCAATATGAGTCTCGTCGCTTTCCCCTCTTCCTTCCCACATGAATCATATATGTTTGAACACCAAAAGATGCAGACTCCCATGGAAACATCATTATCAATTCATTCATCTTGATGAAGTGGTGcaacaccttttttttttaaagcttgACTTGAATTCTCTACCGAATCCTGAGGATATAAAGGTGTTGGATATGATCAACCTGACTATCAAGTACTTTTACCTGCATATAAATATTGCTACTTAAGGTGATGTGTgctattaattttaatttctacaagGTACACAATACCTGCAAGGTCTGCTTCCCTCTCAAAGCCTTTATATACATCATCTTTGAATATTGAGGGAAAAGTTAAGAACTGGACTGAAAAGCACATAATGGAAGTAACAAATTCCTTATATAAACAGGGAGGTTCAATAAAATCAGCCAGTAAAAAATCTTTAACAtccaaagaagaaaagaacaagCATTGGTATTTGCACAAACACAAATGCACCATCAACCATTTCCAGAATCAGTCCTCAGTGGATAGCCAAACAtacatggatatatatatgtatatatatataaattaaaatggcACATGCTAAAATGAATGTACTAGTCATGTCTCAAGGAAATGCAAAAGATGAGCTGCCTGCGGGAATTGCTTCAGTAAGTCCGGTAAGTACTCCCAGGTAGCATTGTTTAGGTGTAAGTGGCTCTATTGAACCAACACTTGAGTGAGTGGCATTGTATCTTTGTAAGTGACCCCCCTGTCCACAATGGCCTGGGGTTCCATAGTTACCTCAATGTCTTCATCTACCATAAGTAGCCTTGGGCTCGTGGCCTCGGGTTCCACTGCTCTTTTAAGCAGTGACACATGGAACACAGAATGAGTGGGTACCCCATCTGGCAATTGTAACTTGTAGGCTATGTTTCCCACCTTAGCAAGTATAGGAAATGGCCCAAAGTACTTAGGGCTCAACTTAGAGGCTGGAGTTGCTGAGAAAGAGTGCTGGAGGAATCTCTTAACCTTGAGATACACCTTGTCACCCACATTGAAAACCCTGTCACTCCTCTTTTTATCTGCCACTTGCTTCATTCTATTCTAAGCTATAGGGAGTTCCTTCTTTAACAATTGTAGCATCCTCTGGTATTGTTGT contains the following coding sequences:
- the LOC127812824 gene encoding uncharacterized protein LOC127812824 — its product is MKQVADKKRSDRVFNVGDKVYLKVKRFLQHSFSATPASKLSPKYFGPFPILAKVGNIAYKLQLPDGVPTHSVFHVSLLKRAVEPEATSPRLLMVDEDIELSFMVFGGELSCILDVQSESICSGVSQVTYSYFWNFTFFTSAAP